In Rhinopithecus roxellana isolate Shanxi Qingling chromosome 4, ASM756505v1, whole genome shotgun sequence, a single genomic region encodes these proteins:
- the LOC104653694 gene encoding olfactory receptor 2G3-like, which produces MTNSSVKGDIILVGFSEQPHLEKILFVAVLISYLLTLVGNTVIILICSVDPKLKTPMYFFLTHLSLVDICFTTSIVPQLLWNLKGPAKTITFLDCVIQLYVSLALGSTECVLLAIMAFDRYAAVCKPLHYTAVMNPRLCQALAGVAWLSGMGNTLIQGTVTLWLPRCGHQLLHHFFCEVPSMIKLACVDIHDNEVQLFVASLVLLLLPLMLILLSYGHIAKVVIRIKSVQAWCKALGTCGSHLIVVSLFYGTITAVYIQPNSSYAHAHGKFISLFYTVVTPTLNPLIYTLRNNDVKGALQRLFHRDFT; this is translated from the coding sequence ATGACCAACAGCAGTGTCAAGGGAGACATCATCCTGGTGGGCTTCTCTGAACAGCCCCACCTGGAAAAGATACTCTTTGTGGCTGTTTTGATATCCTATCTCCTTACCCTTGTGGGAAATACAGTAATTATTCTGATCTGCTCTGTAGACCCTAAACTCAAGACACCCATGTACTTTTTTCTTACTCACCTCTCCTTAGTTGATATCTGTTTTACCACCAGTATTGTCCCTCAGCTGCTGTGGAACCTAAAAGGACCCGCCAAAACAATCACATTCCTGGATTGTGTCATCCAGCTCTACGTCTCCCTGGCATTGGGCTCCACCGAGTGCGTCCTCCTGGCTATAATGGCTTTTGATCGCTATGCTGCAGTTTGCAAACCTCTCCACTATACAGCTGTAATGAACCCTCGGCTGTGCCAGGCTCTGGCAGGGGTTGCGTGGCTGAGTGGAATGGGAAACACTCTCATCCAGGGAACTGTCACCCTCTGGCTGCCTCGCTGTGGACACCAGTTGCTCCATCATTTCTTCTGTGAGGTACCCTCCATGATTAAGCTTGCATGTGTGGACATCCATGACAATGAGGTTCAGCTCTTTGTTGCTTCATTGGTCTTACTCCTCTTGCCCTTAATGCTAATATTGCTGTCCTATGGACATATTGCCAAGGTGGTCATAAGGATCAAGTCAGTCCAGGCCTGGTGCAAAGCCCTAGGGACATGTGGATCCCACTTGATAGTAGTGTCCCTCTTCTATGGGACCATCACAGCTGTCTACATCCAGCCCAACAGTTCTTATGCCCATGCTCATGGGAAGTTCATCTCCCTCTTCTATACAGTTGTGACCCCGACCCTCAATCCCCTCATCTATACACTGAGGAATAATGACGTGAAAGGAGCACTGCAAAGATTATTTCACAGAGACTTCACATAA